A segment of the Salvelinus sp. IW2-2015 linkage group LG6.2, ASM291031v2, whole genome shotgun sequence genome:
TGCATCATTGGTGATCTAGTGGTTCTGTACATCTTTACACCTAAGAGGCAAGAGTCACACGTTCCGTTACACAATCTTCTCAACTCTCCTACACTCTATAAGTCACCTCAACGCCAACAATCCACACAGACAGAGTAACATTATATTTTATTACATTCTATGTTATTCTATAATCAAGGCTTCACACTGGTTTTCAAGTGAACATGCCACGGGAAACAACCTCTCtaaaatgtttcccctttaacACTTCTACTATGCACTATTTGGAAAAAAATGTCACTGCATAGTCTCTAATGAGCTGAAGTCATACTAATGCCGATCAATTAATCTATGATAAAGCTACACGATATTTTATCTAACAAGCTCGCTCCCTGTTATAGCCAAtcgtataaaataaataatacgcAACAAATCGAGATTATTGTGAACTAACAGTAAAACATCAGATCGTTTATTGTCCATCCAAGTTTGTAGGCRACACCAGAATAGGCAATATGGAGCCACGGATCAGTTAAACGAGTCTATACATTATGTAGCCAATCTATGCAATGTGCACTGCAGGTTAACGTGTTGTTTCAGGGTTAGTGCTTTTGGTGAGTTTTAAATGAATGTGTAAACGCGTCTTGAATAAGCCTGTTATGACCTATCTGACTGACTGTCCCTATAATTTGCATTAAATGCGTTACGGAGTTGGCACCTTACCTAGTTTGGCACTTATTCGTGATGAGCTCGGTAGTGGCACGCGCCTAACGCTATCTCGCGTAGAGCTTTGAGAGAACCTGGCGCTTCAGTTTTATATGGACCAACGAGAAGKGCGCCCCTTGGAGCGCGTCCATGGCGCAGGGCTTTGGTACGCGCACAATAACTTTTTCCCACCTAGAACACTGGCCAACAGCGCGCTCCTGTTCTTTCCTGTCATTCCATCGAAACTGCGCGACACGCCAGCTCAGCATATACTATGGAACGTCAGTCCTCTCTGTGCACAGCGATCGGGGTTCGCCCTGAATGGGAGAGGAACAATAGCGGCCCGGTCAGTTCGTGCTGGTCAGCAGTCCGGTGTGTGGCAGTCACAAAGGCCGGGATAGAGGTGGAGGATGTGGAGATTAAAGGGGCACAGGCACCGTTTGGGTAGAGAGAAAAAGTCAGTATACAAATATGTTTATAATTGAATATGGACAGGATAGAAACGTTTGAGAATTAGAAAGTTTGACATCTATATGTAATAGTATCTCATTAGTCACTAAACACTTAGGACAACACAGAGATGTTTTGCCCCCTTTCACAGATTCcatgggtcacacacacacacacacacacacacacacacacacacacacacacacacacacacacacacacacacacatccttgtgAGTCCCCATTCATCCTTGAGTCATATACATGGTACCCTGGCCCCTTAAGCACAGTaaagtcccccccaaaaaattgcacCACACAACTTCACTCCTCACACCTCATCGAAATCATACTGACACCTTATAGACTTAACACTCTCTTAATCAAAACCCGGTAGTTTGATCATGTGAGGTCCAATAACGCATCAATTAAAAAATATGTGTTAATGACTTGCTTCAGGCTTGAGCTCCCATTCAACTGTTTCAAAKCCGATGGGGATGAGACGAGACTCAGAGAAGACATGACCAGAAATGTTCTGTTTGTAATAGAAGTTGGTACTGATTATGAGCAGATGATTAGCACACTTCACATGTCCTCCCATGTAAATAGTGAGCCTATTCAGTAAATATCCTCCTACCTATTCAAGCTAGCTTTTAATGTTTGATCACttaaaaacaacatattttacattagtaTGTAATGGTTTTATGTATTGTGATAGTTTGTTCTACTTTTTGTTGTATTGTTGCTGTTATTCTTTAGTTTTCTACCTTATTGAGCGTGGGAAATGTGCTCCTCAAAATGACATAGGATCAATATTATTATGACCATGAACACAATATATGTACAGGTCTTTGTCACAGGTTATACCAGAGTGCGAAAAACGTCATCAGTTGCTTATCACAGATCCTGGTACAGTGTTATGTCTCTATCTCTCAGATACTTTATCTGTTTGTGGTAGATCCTATCATCAGTATTCCACTATCAACCCCCCTCCAATCCTTCTCAATTAACTATGGATCTCATTGGTCCCTGTGGCTGGTCCCTgtggctgcccccccccccccctgacgtcCCTCTCTTGATGATGCGTGGTTCTGACCTCAGCAggtttgtttctctgtctctaatCCTCCTCCTCTGGGCGCCAGCGTATAAAAGGGCGGGGCGCGCTCTGAGCCACAAACACTCTCTGAGTGAGGcagatcacacacacaggtaagagCAYCAGACACACACGATACACATGGTGGCACCTGCATACACAGGTAAAGGGAGTAGGGGGAGAAAGATGAGTAGCAGCTGTTCAGCAGCAGTTTGACTTTGAAATCAGTAATTAGAAGTCGCTATGTTACATTCATATTATACATCACTATATTAAACATGTAGACTGCATCCCCAACCCCAAATATCCCTCTTCCCCTGATAGCATCCATTCACTCCATKTTCATCCCTTATTGctatttccatacattttttgtattCCCAACACATTGGATGTGTCTTCTTGACTGTTTTGAGACTGTTTcattctcatccccctctctctRTCTCTTCCAGTCATCATGTCCAGTGATAAGTCCAAGGCTGCTTCCCAGACCGACGGGAAGGCTGCTCAGAGCAAGAAGTCTGAGATGGGCATGATGTCCTACAAGGCAAGTAGTCCCCAACTAACAGGACTTCTCCTGGCTCCAATCTAATGGAATATCATTGGATCACTGATACAGCCAGACACTATCTGTGTTGATGATATACTTatgtctgtttctctttctctgtttgccCCTCAGATGTTTGTGTTCGACCAGGAGAACTTCCAGGGTCGCATGGTCGAGATCAGCAACGAGTGCATGAACGTGTGTGAGATGGGCATGGACCGCGTCCGCTCCCTCCGCATTGAGTGTGGACCGTAAGTCAACCTCTCCAGTTTTTTAWACTATATATTAGTTTCTATTAATGTCCTGCTATTCCTGTAGCTTTGATGGATAATGGTAGAAGTAGCAGTATCATTTACAGTTTTTWAAAATCCTAATTAGATATGTAAACACAGCTGTCTAATAAAGTAACACTGTCTTTCTATCCTGTATAGCTTTGTGGGCTTCGAGCAGATGAACTTCTGTGGCGAACACTACATTTTGGAGAAGGGAGAGTTCCCCCGTTGGGACTCTTGGAGCAACTGCCAGAAGAACGACTACCTGTTGTCCTTCAGYCCCGTCCGCATGGTGGGGACACTCCTCTCGCctttcaccatctctctctctctgtcatctgttCTCTAATTTTTCTCACTTATACACATCCTCTCTCTTTGTGACTTGCTACCCTCTGATCTCTCACTCTGCctttctttactctctctccatttttGTCTCTCTCCTGTACATTTCTCTCCTTCTGAACACCTCCCTCATtctcacacacctctctcctttcccctctctctcaggaccCCGAGAAGCACAAGATCTGCCTGTACGAGGTTGGGGAATTCAAGGGCCGTAAGATGGAGATCATGGACGATGACGTTCCGTCTCTGTTCTCCTACGGCTTCACCGACAGGGTCGGCAGCATAATGGTCAGCTGCGGAACGTAAGTGTTGCTATGGAGATGGAAAAAGGAATTAACAGAGTTTAAACTCACAACTAAGAACACATAGATCTAGAATGAAAAGATTGTAGGAGAACGGCTGTTATTTTAGTGACATACGTAGTGACTTGCCTAGTGACATAATTTGGTCTTCTCCTTTTTCCCCTCAGCTGGGTGGGCTACCAGTTCCCCGGATACCGCGGCTCCCAGTACCTTCTGGAGAAGGGCGACTTCAAACACTTCAACGAGTTCGGCGCCCGTCACCCCCAGTTCCAGTCCGTGAGGCGTATCCGCGACATGCAGTGGCACCAGCAGGGATGCTACACCATGGCCAGCAAGTGAGGctcagggaaggagagaaagagaaagagcggaagagagggagaggggcggaggaagagagagagggggagagatgtctGAGGCCTTGCCGAACCCCTGGCTGAAGCATACCATCTGAAACAACAAGGGAGAGGGTTGACGTTAAAAARCCCCCACTCTTTGAAACCTCAATTGAAGGACCACCTGGCTACAGAACACCTGAAGAKAACCcctccatcattctctctctactcttctctttctctcctgtggtCCGACCTTAGCTTTTCCCTCCTTCARCCCCCCTAGCTTTTTCGTCCCCCATTCCTTTCCCCTGCAGTCCATTGCAGCACCAAAGAGGGAACGAGAAATATCTTGCTGTTTTACACATGATTCTCGGCTCAGGGTATGATGCACCATGGGAAAAMAAGTTTCAATATCCACCCCCCACTTCCTAACCCTGTGTATCGCACACCCTCTCTGCTGTACAGAATCCTGGCCAACTTTTCAATAAAAATGAAAATCTTGATTTCAAAACGTTGTCTTTGCATTGTGACCGATAACCCTCATGACCAAGATGACACTGTATGAATAAAAGTGCTATAACAGGTCATAACATGAAAATCATATCAGTACAGATTAGTCAATGTTGATGAAAAGYTCATCAAAATACACATATCGATAGGAGAATATGAAGTCAGAGCTGAGCACTGCAGATCATTTccaaagccaccctttgccttgatgacagctttgcacactcttggcattctctcaaccagcttcatgaggaatgctcttccaaccgtcttgaaggagttatcacatatgctgagcacttgttggctgcttttccttcactctgtggtccaactcatcccaaaccatctcaattgggttgtgaaggccaggtcatctaatgcagcactccatcactctccttcttggtcaaatagcccttacacagcctggaggtgtgttttgggtgcttgtcctgttgaaaaacatgatagtcccactacgcgcaaatcagatgggatggcgtatcgctgcagaatgctttgctagccatgctggttaagtgtgctttgaattctaaataactcactgacagagtcaccagcaaagcacccccacaccatcacacctcctccgccatgcttca
Coding sequences within it:
- the LOC111965763 gene encoding beta-crystallin B1-like codes for the protein MSSDKSKAASQTDGKAAQSKKSEMGMMSYKMFVFDQENFQGRMVEISNECMNVCEMGMDRVRSLRIECGPFVGFEQMNFCGEHYILEKGEFPRWDSWSNCQKNDYLLSFSPVRMDPEKHKICLYEVGEFKGRKMEIMDDDVPSLFSYGFTDRVGSIMVSCGTWVGYQFPGYRGSQYLLEKGDFKHFNEFGARHPQFQSVRRIRDMQWHQQGCYTMASK